A segment of the Streptomyces sp. Tu 2975 genome:
AGCGGACCGCCGACACGATCAACACCCTGCTGCGCGGAGTGATCGACTCCGGTACCGGCCGACAGGCCGGCCTGCAGAGCCGCGACAACGCGGGCAAGACCGGTACGACCGACTTCCGGAAGAACGCGTGGTTCGTGGGCTACACCCCGAACATGTCGGGTGCCGTCTGGGTCGGCAGCGCCAGCCAGCAGGTGAAGATGGAGTACATCACCATCGGCGGCCAGTACCACGAGAAGGTCTTCGGTGGCGCGGTCCCGGGTCCGATCTGGAAGGACGCGATGACGGGGGCACTGGACGGCGAGCCCGCTCCGCCCTTCGTCCGCGTGCACATCCCGGATGTCCCGAAGGACAAGGACAAGGACAAGGAGAAGGACCCGCACAAGCCGGACGACGGCAAGCCCGGTGACCAGGAGCCGTGGCCCGGCATCTCCATCCCGCCGGACCTGATCGGCGGCGGCAGCAACCGCGGCCAGGGCAACGGCGGCGGTGACGGCGGCAACTGGCCGTAGACGGCCCGCGTGAGTAGACGGCCCGCGTGAAGTACGGAGAAGGGGACCCGGTGACCGGGTCCCCTTCTCCATGCCCTACGGCGGGCACCCACTGCTGTCACGGCGGCCGCCCTGCGCTCATGGCGGGCGCTCCGACGCACGGCGGGCGCTGCGGCCCTCTCAGCCGGCGAGCAGCCGCTTCACGGCGGCGGCGACCCGGCCGCCCTCGGCACGGCCCGCCACCTTCGGGTTCACGATCTTCATGACGGCGCCCATGGCACGCGGCCCTTCGGCGCCCGCGGACCTGGCCTCCTCGACGGCCTGCCCGACGATCTGGTTCAGCTCGTCGTCCGTCAACTGCTGCGGCAGGTAGGCGTCGAGGAGCACGCCCTCGGCCTTCTCGCGCTCCGCCTGCTCGGCGCGACCTCCCTGGGC
Coding sequences within it:
- a CDS encoding GatB/YqeY domain-containing protein — protein: MTTLKSKLQEDLTEAIRARDELRSSTLRLTLSAITKEEVSGKTARELSDDEVQKVIAKEAKKRREAADAFAQGGRAEQAEREKAEGVLLDAYLPQQLTDDELNQIVGQAVEEARSAGAEGPRAMGAVMKIVNPKVAGRAEGGRVAAAVKRLLAG